The genomic DNA TATAAACGACTACATCGTTTATGCCTTCTAACCGTAACTGGCTGAAGGGAATTTCTCTTGAGATAAGTTTTAGAGAGGATTTGAGTGGTATCTTAGCACAGTGTggccaaaaatatataaaaattttgttgAGCAGAAGTTGAACTTAAAGATTTTATCAGAAGAGCGGAACATTTGAATAATCGAGGATTATTCCTGTTTCAATTATCTCTTGAGCCAATTAGGTTCAAAAAACTCGAAAGAGTTGGTGCTTGGGCACGGTACTTTGAAAATTCAGAAGAAGAAATTTTGACGGGTTATGTCAGAATACTGTCCTAATCCTAAGTGTCTACACCTAGACCATGGAGAAGGCATGGATCCAATTATAGGATTTCTTAATTCTATATCAGATCgattaatttctttaatcGCTAAGGTAGATAAGCTATCTAAAAAGGTATACCGTCTCCCTTTGAATTTAGAGGAATTGACTCTGAAACAGAGTGAATTTGAAGAATTCTTCCTCAAAGGCAAATCCAATCTGGGATTTGTGGCCTCATCCTTCTACTCaaacgaatttgaaaaggTAAGAAAGATAAGgcaaggaagaaaagaaaacacaaTCTCAACGAGATTCATAGCTCATTGAATAATGTTTGGGTCTATGAATTTCAGTGTTGAAAACGTGATAGATTCTTTAAATGAGTTTTATTACAGCAACTTAAGAATCATAATTGAactgaaaaaatgaaatattgtcCATGAAAAACAGTCTCACACTTGAGTTAGAACAATTTACACAAAATAACATGCAACTCGAGTTAGGGCAAGGTAACATACAAGATTTGATGGATATAGAATTGTTtgaaaacaaaatacggttttGAGAATTGTTCGCTACAATGATCAATACCTTTGCTTATGAACTATAAACTCCATGTTTCTATAAAATTGGTATAAGAGCATCTGAACATAATTTCATCAAGTTTCTTGTTCTTGTTTTTCGCGTCTTTGGATTTGGCATGAGAACCTAGAAGACAGTTCTTTCACGCAGTCTACAGACAGTTGACTTGGTAACAAGTGCAGTCAGCTGCAGAAATGAGCAAAAGATTGGAGGACTTGATTGAAAGTTAGGGGCTagtttcaaaaaataaaattgcataaaggCCTTGACTGAAATATCCATTGACTGGACCTAAGAATCACCGTCCAGGTTCAGTCTATATCCTTACTCTGGttagtttttccttttctttgagTCAAAAAATAGGCAGCAGTTGCGACAACTTTATTGCCCCCATAACACAATATTCGAATTCTCGTGTTCAACCTTAAATATATCAGACAAACTGAACAATCAACACAAGCACTAATAGCATCACCAAATGCCTATTATAGTCACAAAAGTCGGTGTTCCCAAGCCCAAGCCAAAGAACATAGTTCTAGGCTTCTAACaaatattttgatacagaTACATAAAGGTAATTTAAACTTGAGATCTCCAAGTTACCAAAtcacttgaaaataaaattgaaagcaCTAGACCATCGCCTTACTCCCATTAAATGGTGATTAAAAAGGGATCCAGTGGTGAGCTTAGCACTGATAATCTGaactttttgtattttattacTTGCCTTTATTTTACGTTTCATGATGACGAAACATTCTTTACTTATTCATGAAACTAATCTACATCCGGGAATTAGAAAGCCACATTAACCTAAAGGGCCAATGCAAAACGAATCCCAGAGTGATTAGCAACTCTCTTGAAAGGGTAAAAGGAGTTACCCAGAAACTTCGGTGGCAACAGAAGCATGACAGCGGAAAATCCCAATGACAGATTAGTAGAATCAAATACTGATTAGCCTAGAGAAGAACACCAATTCATATTAGAAACTTGGCCTGCAATATATACGATATGCGTTGATCACAAGGCCAGTAGAAATCCAACACTTCCAACAATTTCCAGAAAGAAGGCAATCAAAGAAAGCACAAAAAACCTCCAAAACAGAGTGACCTGAAAGGCCATAACTAAAAGCAAAGACTGCTCAGAAACTCTCCCCCCCGGCAGCTCTGCCACTATAACCCCCACCAAATCCGCCAGAGCCAAAAGCACCACCACTTCTAGGTTGTCTCTCATTTGCATAACTCACACGAATATTTCGCCCTTGAAGCTCCTGTCGAGTTAGAAGGCAAATATGCCAGGAAGAATTTAGCACTCGTACGAGAAGCAGATCAGTAAAAGCTTATGCGACATTCTACGAATTTCACAGTTTTCAGAAGCATTTTGGACTTACCTGACCATCCATGGCCTGCAATGCTGAGCTGGCAGATTCATCGCTGGAAAAGTCAACAAATCCAAATCCCCTAGATCTTCCAGTATCCCGATCTAGGATCACTCTAGCTGCATATCACAGtatcaaataaaaatcttagTAGCCATTCATTAAGTACCTCGATAATTAGGAGAAAACCCCATATTCAGCACAAAGAAACCAATATATTCAAAGGTTGGATTGCAGAAGCAAGTACAAGCAAACACAGTATCATGATCAACGAATCATGAATGTAAAACATCAGCCCAAAAACATTAACCAGCTCTAATGAATTGACTTGGCAGCATCCAATAGCAGGCACTGAAGAATTACCTGAAATCCTTTTAGGTACAACCTCCATCTACTGCAGGGTGAATTTCACCCTGCTGACAGTGTTAAGATACCAGACTAAAGAGTTAATCAAATTCGTTTTTACATGCACTCTGCCCACTGGGAGGCGAATGTCACACTGCATAGTCAATTGCATGTCAAACCATGATGAGACATACTGTCTAAACCTTGTCAGGTTCTGTAAAGTTAAAATAGCTAAAGCTCATAAACATAGTGCAAGCGAAATTCATTTGGAGCGGTAGGGAATATATTATCATTCTCAATACAAAAGTGAACAAGCAGCAGAGAGATATACACATATAACAATAGCAGTAGCATAAACTGGATAATTTACCTTCAACCACCTCGCCATAGCTAGAAAATGCATCCTTCAGAGAGTGGTCATCAGTTCCATAAGAGAGACCTGAAAcgcattttttaatataatatcagCGCTATTTGGTTTTACTTTCATTACTGAAAATAATAACATCAAAGCCATTTGAACCGCATTCAACAATACCTCCAATAAAAAGCTTCGTTGATGATGCCATGCTGCGGATAGAGTTAAGCATGGAACCTTGCCCATTTGCAGAAAGGCTCTGCTTCAAGATGCTTCCAAACTTATTGTACAATGCCATGCTGATCTTGTTGGATATCCAAGAAGCTTCAAGTATCAAATCAAGGGTGAAATAACAACAGTAAAACGACTTGTGTTAATGACTGCGTCTTCAAGAAAAACAGCACCTAATCTATCTGACCTATAAAAagatggggggggggggggggggggggggggggggggggggcagaTGAGAAACACAGAGGAAACAGGTTGCAGAAGAATCCTCTACTCTCATTCCCATATACAGAAAATTAACTATAAACTATAAATTCAATAAACCCTGTTCAAGATTTCATCTGGTCTGCCAGTAGAATGTTTACTACTTCTGCTTCTTTGGTTTCGTCGTGTTACAAAATAtgtcagaaaaaaaaaaagacaatggTAGCCAAATATAATCCTCAACACCAGAACCAGTTCCTAACAAGGCAAAGACTCAAACTTCTTTCCCAACTTTGATCAGATGAAAGCAAGCTCTGGCATATATATGCTACTGATTATGGACAAGGAAATCAGCAACAAGCCGTTACAGCAATCATTTGGTCTACTTCCACGGGAAATCAAAAAAGCAATTTACTTGCCGAAATTGATGTCAAGCTTCTCGGCAAAGAACGAGGAGCAGAATAAAACCAAACACCTCATGGCAGATCAACATCCATGCAGCGAAACACG from Punica granatum isolate Tunisia-2019 chromosome 2, ASM765513v2, whole genome shotgun sequence includes the following:
- the LOC116194688 gene encoding glycine-rich RNA-binding protein 2, mitochondrial-like, giving the protein MALYNKFGSILKQSLSANGQGSMLNSIRSMASSTKLFIGGLSYGTDDHSLKDAFSSYGEVVEARVILDRDTGRSRGFGFVDFSSDESASSALQAMDGQELQGRNIRVSYANERQPRSGGAFGSGGFGGGYSGRAAGGESF